Within the Methanobacterium sp. genome, the region AAGCAAGAAGTAAAGAAAATTGAGTTTTAAGAATTCCCAAATTCTGCATTTTTTTAAATTTTTTTTAATAGATTTTTATATTTTTATTTTTATATTTTTTTAACAGACCGGAATACTAACACTTATTTTACTAATACCTAATTAAAAGCTTGGTAACGCCACAATGAATACACAAATACGATTATTACAATAATCAAGATTAAAAACAATGCCCAATTAATACGGGCTGTTTTCTTTTTTTCATCATCCAAAGTTTTCTGGTAGTTCTCTAACTCCTGGCCAATATCATCCATATCCAATATTACTCCCCCTTAAGAGGTAATACTTTTTTAGTTTACTTCCAAATTTTTGTTGAAGAGTTCAATGCTTCCATAACCTTTACAAATTAACCTTTTAATTTTTGAATTAACCCCTTAACCTTGGCATCTAAGTTGTCGGCATGGTGAAGTGCCACTGCCTCAGGAGTTTTGGGATCAACCGGTGACCCCCAACCATTTCGAACCTCACCATGATGGCTTAGGACCATATGCAGAAGCAGTGTTTGAAGATTTTCAGGCATATCCATATCCAATGAGTTTATTTTCTCTTTCACCATGTCCGCAGATATGAAAAGATGATCTAACATTTTTCCTTCACTGGAAATGTCAATACTTATTAAATCATAGTCGTATGCCTTTAATTTACCCACATCATGGAGTATTGCCCCAGTGTAAAGTAAATCCTGATCCAGCTGTGGAAAAATTTGGCAGGCAGTTTTGCATATCTGCAGCACTTCCACAGTATGCTCCAATAATCCTCCCTGGTAATTGTGATGATGAATTTTTGCTGATGGTGCTGTGGAAAATTCTTGAGAAAACTCAGGATCACAGAAAAAGGCTTTAAGAAGAGTTTTAAAGTAAACGTTCTCCATACCTTTGATAGTGCTGGTAATTTCATCAATAAGTTCTTCCTGGTCTTTGCCCGAAGTCCGGATGAAATCATCAAGATGGTATTCCCCTTCATCCAGAGCCTGGAAACTATCAATTTTGATGCTGAAGTTCTGGGAATTGCGAGGGAACTCATCAACATTACCAGTTACTGCATAGATACTTTTCTGATTAATATTTTCAAATATATCATGAGCATCCCTATTGGGAAACATCCTGGCAATGATTTCACCAGTTTTATCAGTTAAACTAAATTCAAGGTAGTCCTTCCCATTTCGAGCTGTTTTGATAGTTGCACTGGCAATAACAAAAGAGGTGTTAATTCTTTTTACAGTGTTCAAATTTTCAATGAAATCTTCTTCTTTTTTTAACATGAAATCTCCCATCCCTCAAGATACACTATTAACAGTTGCTAAGAAATGATAACAGATGGTTTAATGTAACTGAATGATTTACTTAGAATGATATTGGATTATATCATTATATTGGATTATATTTTCAAGTAGTTTATCTTTAATGCAATATTGTTGTAATTAATGGATAACTCTAAATTAAATAAATTATTTATTTTTATTAAGATAGATTTTATCATTATAAAATGGATTGAAGGATTACCTTAAGGATTACCCTTCAAAAGGCGGCTGTTGAATCAAATATCTATTTTAAAAATAGCATACCAACTAAATAATTGTTTACCTAGCTCTCAAAGGAAATCCAAATGTTCAGGGACCCTAATGTTTATGTTTTTTTATTTTGTGGATATGTATCTGAAAGAAGTCACCCTCATTTATATCTGCAACTTCGAATAATATTTCAGGGATGTTCACGGTTTCTCCGGTCCTTTTGGCAATTGTAGAATAGTTTCCATGACCCGAATGATGGTGATGACCGTGGTATCCGTGATGACCTCTTTTATGGCAGTCACATTTTTCGTCTTCACACATTTTTCACAAACCTCCTGCATGTGAGTATATCTGATTTTTGGTGTTGAAATTTTTTTCCATTAATATTTTCCACATTAAAAAAGAATTTCTATTTACCTATAAAAAAAGAATAATTCTATTAACTGCAACTTAAGAAAAGTAATTAGGAACATAATGAAAATAAATTACAAAGATATTTTTAAATCCCAATATGTATCTAAAACAGGATTAAAATGTTTATGGGGAAGTTTAAATAATAGCCAGATAAAATCCAGGGATAATAGGAGTTAATAACAGATAAAACGAACTTTTATTAAAAAAAATAGGAATAATAAAATTTTTAGGAATAAAATAAGAGTTAAATTAGGATAATAGTTGAATATGGGGTTAAGATTCTGAAGGAGAGGTGTTCCTTTGACCAGTATTGATTTTTTTGGTGGTGTGGATGAAATTGGCGGCAACAAAATCCGCGTTGAAGATGAAAAAGGTTCTTTCTTCTTTGACTTTGGAATGGGATTTTCACATGCCAATGATTATTTATCCGAATTCCTCCAACCACGAAAAGCCAATGGAATCTGTGATTTTGTAGAACTAGGCCTTTTACCAAATATAGAAGGAATCTACCGGGAGGATTACCTCCGGCACGTAGGCCTGCCCTACCCAGATAAACCCTCTGTTGATGGAGTTCTCATCAGCCACTCTCACGTGGACCACGTGGCTTATGTCCATCATTTACGAGAAGACATCCCCATCTATCTTTCCAATGAATCTTACCTGATTTTAAAGGCTCTGGAAGATACTGGGGCTGCATCTTTTTCCGAGTATCTTCATTTAAAAAAGTCATTTTATCTAGAACCTAAAAAGCGAGGCGAGGGTTACATGCGGTCCAGGGCTAACATTGTTGACCGTGATATCAGGATTGTGAAACCCTATAAAGAGTTTGAAATTGGTGACTTTAAACTCAAATCTGC harbors:
- a CDS encoding HD domain-containing protein codes for the protein MLKKEEDFIENLNTVKRINTSFVIASATIKTARNGKDYLEFSLTDKTGEIIARMFPNRDAHDIFENINQKSIYAVTGNVDEFPRNSQNFSIKIDSFQALDEGEYHLDDFIRTSGKDQEELIDEITSTIKGMENVYFKTLLKAFFCDPEFSQEFSTAPSAKIHHHNYQGGLLEHTVEVLQICKTACQIFPQLDQDLLYTGAILHDVGKLKAYDYDLISIDISSEGKMLDHLFISADMVKEKINSLDMDMPENLQTLLLHMVLSHHGEVRNGWGSPVDPKTPEAVALHHADNLDAKVKGLIQKLKG
- a CDS encoding DUF2116 family Zn-ribbon domain-containing protein: MDDIGQELENYQKTLDDEKKKTARINWALFLILIIVIIVFVYSLWRYQAFN